DNA from Onychomys torridus chromosome 1, mOncTor1.1, whole genome shotgun sequence:
ggagttacagagagttctgagccactgagccaccaccttgtggatgctgggggttgaacctaagcccttggaaaagcagtcagtggtcttaatctctgagccatcctccagGCCCCACACCTCACCCCTtattttttgtgacagagtctcaagtagcccagactggtcctCAGTTTCCTGTGTACCTGAGTATGACTTTGGGAAACAATGCATGTCCTGGAAGACAAATTTGCAAATAAGTCAAGCTGTTCTGCTGAATCAGCCCAGGAACAGTGCTGTGGGAGGTACATCCAGGCCCTTAGACAGGGGCTCATCCTGTTCCCTTTCCCCCACAGTCCATAATCCGCTCCCAAGGACAATTATACCTCCTTCAGGATCCCCttgttgggaaggcagaggccaaggaggatcAAAAGGATGCTGTGGAATTGTCTCAGGATCCTCTCAACAGAGGCAAGGCCACCCCAGTGCTGCAGATCCCATCAGAGACTGAAGAGCCATCCACCAGGCAGGTGCGTCTGTGACAGGATCTCTGGGGGGATTTGGGAGAACAACTAGAAGACCAGAGTTTTTGAGATTTCTGGTGAGGGTTGGGGTTGGGCACACAGTGTAGATGTACACACCCTGGCCTTGACGTTGTTGGGCAGAAATCCGGTCCATCTGCCTGTCTGCAGTAAAGCTTAGCATTGAGTATGGAGAAAGCCTCTGAGACACTTGGGATAGCTATGAACctaggagtatagcagaatattgttaggcatcattacattgacatttttttcttcagtcatgTTGGCTGCAAACTTCCTGGAACTGACTAGACCTCTGCATAgcctggtcttcttgtgggactctgtgcactgggagcaggggctgtctctgactcttttactggcttttgggaacctattcctcctactgggttgccttgcccagcctgaatacatggggagatgcttagtcAGGTGAGATTCCGTGCTTTGTATCAGTGGGAGGTCTGCCCTGTTCCTAATAAAGGGAAGGAAGATTCAGGGGGTggtaggagaggaaggaagggaaactctcttgtggatataaaataaatagataaataagtgaataaataaatactttattaaagGAAAGAATTCAGCTCTGAGGAAGCTGAATCTGGCagtgtctctgagttcaaggccaactaagGTTTCACAGTGAGACTCTCTCTCCTACCTTAAATGTGTGAGGCCAGGATCAAAATAAAACTGATAAAACACAGTATTTCCCTGGACTGGAAGCCATTCAGAGGGCTAAGGTATCAGGTGtcaggctagtctgggctacacactaTGTCAGGAACAGTCTGGGCCAATAggcaagaccctatttcaaactgaaaatattttagaggGCCAGCAGAGAGGCCAGAGGTAGAACACAggcctagaatcccccagggtGAAGAGGGGCTTTTGGCTCAGccacagagtgcttgcctgcacAAAGCCTTAGTACCATACACAAgtgaagaagcaaagagaaaacacCTAGCGGAATAACCCCATCTGACTGGGTGTGAGCAAAGGAAGCCACAGTGACGGGACTCTCAGACTAAGAGGAAGGCCAGAAGCTCTCAGGAAAGTTTCTTTTTCCTGCATTGTTCTTGGCTGTATATCtaaaatccacttatgagtgagtacataccatgtttgtccttctgggtttgggttacctcactcagtcaggatgatttttttctagttccatccatttgcctgcaaatttcatgctgtcattatttttctctgctgagtagtactccattgtgtatatgtaccacattttcttaacccattcttcagttgatgggcactCTGACTATTACacatagtgctgctatgaacatagttgagcatgtatatttgtggtatgattgagcattccttgggtatatgcccaagagcggtatggctgggttttgaggtatattctttcccaattttctgagaaaccgccacactgacttccacagtggttgtacaagtttgcattcccaccaacagtggaggagtgttccctttactcctcatcctctccaacacagactgtcattagtgtttttgatcattgcccttctgacaggtgtaaggtggtatctcagagtcgttttgatttgcatttctctgatgattaaggatgttgagcatttgtttaaatgtctttcagccatttgtgattcttgttttgtgaattctctgttgagctctttagcccattttttgattggattgttcagtattttgctgtctagtttcttgagttctttatatactgtggagatcaatcctctgtcagatgtggggttggtgaagatcttttcccattctgtcggctgtctttttgtcttgttgaccatgttttTTGCCCtgcaaagcttctcagtttcaagaggtcccattaattaattgtcgccctctcagagtctgtgctactggtgttatatttaggaagtggtctcctatgccaatgtgctCGAGtagttcctgctttctcttctatcaggttcagtgtaactggatttatgttgagatctttgatccacttggacttgagttttgtgcatggtgacagatatggatctatttgtaatcttttacatattgacatccagtatgccagcaccatttgttgaagatactttcttttttccattgtatagttttggcttctttgtcaaaaatcaggtgttcatatgtgggtgggttaatgtcagggtcttcaattcgattccattggtgtGTATGTCAGTTTTcattccagtaccaagctgtttttatttttttatattatttatttatttttttaagatttatttatttattgtgtatacagtgttctgcctgcatgccagaagagggcaccagatcccattacagatggttgtgagccaccatgtggttgctgggaattgaactcaggacttctggaggagcagccaatgctcttaaccactgagccatctctccagccctgtttttattactatagctctatagtagagcttgaggtcagggatggtgatgcctccagaagttgctagCCCCAAATAGCACCAAGGTTGAGAGGCATTTTGCATGTAGAGTCAAGGTCATGGAAGTGTGAACATTCCTACACCTCGGGGAGAAATTGAGTGCCCCAGATGAAGTAGAGACAGATGTCTATGCTCCACCTCTCCATTGAACAAACACATACCCATAATTCTTCATTGTCCcctggcaagaaagaggaagttTTCCTGGATATAGTTCCTGAGAGCAAAGAACAGGACAACCCAAGACCCGACCAGAGCCCGGGGAGTGACTCTGTGCAGGACAGGCAGGAGGCCTCTGTGTTGACACCTCAGGATCCTCAGCTGACACAGGATCCTGGTGAGTTAGAGGTGGGAACTGACTGGGGACTTACTATTCCTTGCCCAGCACTCTCTCCCTGTGGGAGCAAGCTGaccacccactcccaccccctgtGTCACTAGCCTTCTAGAGTATTCTACAGGCTGAGCTCTCAGGCCTGAGATGTTGATGGAATGTCCCCAGCCAGTACCAGAGTTTAGACATAATGAGTCTGGTATGGTTGGGATCTTTAATAAGTGTTGTGTGTCTCAGTGTAGAAAGGCACTGGCCCTCAAACTGACTGTCTGTGATCTATCTCAGGACCCTCATGGTGACAGGAGAGAATTAACCTAACCCAACAGTGTTCTCCATCTCCACATCCTCAGAGTGCCACCCCCTCATAATCAGGTTTATAAAATACAATCCATTTTTGAGAGGGACTCTCAAGTTTTAATTGTTATATGTGGACATCCTTCCATCAGATATTGTCAGAAGAAAGGATGTGAAGATTCCCCAGGAAGATTCCCATACAGATGCTGTCATACCATTCACCCATGTTCTGGAAAGAAGAGATTCAGCTGCACATACAGATCATCAGAGTCTCTCCAGTTTCAATGGAGAAAAGGTTCCCACTGGTCAAGGAGGGGCCTCCTGTGTGGACAAGACACAAGATGGGCAGCTAGGCCTTGCTTCCCTACAACCTGTAGAGCCTGTTGACCATCTTGCCGGCCAGGCTCAGTTTGTGTGCAATGAATGCAAGAAGAGCTTCCCTTACAGGTCTCAGTTCATCATCCACCAGAGGTCTCACACAGGAGAGAGACCCTTTGAGTGCAGAGTGTGCAAAAAGGGGTTTGTGCAATCCTCAGACCTTCGGGTCCATCAGCGCATCCACAGGGGTGAAAAGCCTTATGTGTGTACCATCTGCAGCATGATGTTTGCCCACAAGTCCACTCTGCGGGGTCACCTTAGGACCCACACAAAGGAGAAGCCATACGAGTGtgagcactgtgggaaatgcttcAGCCACAGGGGCAACCTCAATATCCATCTCCGCATCCACAGCGACTCAAGACCTTACAGTTGTAAGGACTGTGACAAGGCCTTCAGACAGCAGGGGACTCtgaaaaaacacatgaaaatccATTCAAGAAGGGCATCCTTGTGAGTCTGTATCCAGAGTGAAGTCTTTTCTTAGAGACACTCACTGTTGCCAGGTTACCCTTGTTACATGGCAACACCCTGGGAGCACTTAAAGGGATGTCTCATCCCTTGAAGGTCTGAGGACACTTCTGTTTCACTGTGCCCcactgttgtgtgtgtatgtgtttgagacaggatctcactatgtgtcATTGGCCGTCCTAGAAATTCACTATATATAGATCAGGCTAGTTTGAAACTCAAGAgacctatgtatttatgtatCCCAGATTAGCATTGAAATTGTGACTGGACTCATACTTCTGTCCAGAAGGTTGAGAGGTCCTCTCCTTAGCAggcttttgttatattttgtttttacttggtACTGTTATTCTCAAGTTTTCATTATTGAATAATAAAATGGGAGTGATGTTTGTCTCCTCATAACACTGTTAAATGTGGTTTTCCAATAAAATTACTTATCTGCCCAAGGACAACACTTTCATAGTATCTACCCATTACCACAATTCTCCTCCCCCTGAATCCCCCCAGTggtaaggactgaacccagggctttgtgcttactaggcaagtgctgtaccactgaggtAAATTCCCAatcccttatttttttaaaatgaattttcaatacagggtttctgtgtgcaaCAGCCTTTCACTGTCGTGGActgtgctttgtagaccaggctggcctctgtctcccaaatgctgggattaaagcacatGCCACTATCGCCTGGATTCTCACGGGTCTTTAACTATTTATGGGTGCTTCGCCTGCACAGGATGTGTGGCTGGTGCCTGAGGGGGTCAGAAAAGAGCCCTGCatctcctgagactggagttcCCGAGTGTTGGGAGcacttatgtgggtgctgggatccaaaccctCCTGTGtcctt
Protein-coding regions in this window:
- the LOC118595443 gene encoding zinc finger and SCAN domain-containing protein 5B-like: MATNTTGNSLPSEQTPSLSSQERNSEKPDYNPEVWHLKFRAFSPSEQSDPIQDLKRISELCYQWLRPDLNSKEEMLDQLVLEQFMISMPPELQALVKESRVRSCKELEKLLRDGGKPQHWSIIRSQGQLYLLQDPLVGKAEAKEDQKDAVELSQDPLNRGKATPVLQIPSETEEPSTRQKEEVFLDIVPESKEQDNPRPDQSPGSDSVQDRQEASVLTPQDPQLTQDPDIVRRKDVKIPQEDSHTDAVIPFTHVLERRDSAAHTDHQSLSSFNGEKVPTGQGGASCVDKTQDGQLGLASLQPVEPVDHLAGQAQFVCNECKKSFPYRSQFIIHQRSHTGERPFECRVCKKGFVQSSDLRVHQRIHRGEKPYVCTICSMMFAHKSTLRGHLRTHTKEKPYECEHCGKCFSHRGNLNIHLRIHSDSRPYSCKDCDKAFRQQGTLKKHMKIHSRRASL